The stretch of DNA GAATTGATGGAAGAGATCGAGCATCTCTTCCTTCACTCGAACGGCTCAGACGGTTCAAAAGGGTGGTATCTCTGAACGTGCAAAGCTGAGGGTAGTAGTCGGTCAGAACACGAGCAGAGGCAACGAGTGCATCTGTTTCAGTATCCCAGATGCCGATTACTTCATCTGTATTCTCAATTAATCGGGCAACTTCCTTCTCGCTTCGATCTGCCCACGCTCGATAGTCCTCGTAGAGAGCACGTAACTCGGGAGCAGACTCGGCTGTAAGCGAACGGTCAACCTCCATGCTCATAAACAGGCATTCGTAGAGCAGGACAAATAGGTTGGAGATTCAGTGGTTGCTCCCGTCGCTGTGGCTGCCTCACGGCCCACAGGGGGCCGTCGGCGCAGGCAGGATAAGAATCAGTCCGCACCACAACCCCATCCGCCCCGCAGGGGCTAGTACAGAAACTCTTGTGGCGGCGGGTGGGGAGTCAAAGAGTATTATTAGATACTCGCGACAGCCGCCAACTCGATCACCCACTCTCGCCGCCTTCTTGCGGTTTAGTACACGAATCCACCTCCCGACGCTACCTGCTCGCCGAACCGACTCGTGAATATATCTTCATGAACTGATGGACGACGGTTCGTTTCCCTCCTGACGCTCGTGGCGATCGGCAGCCGAAACGGGAATGTCGCCCCACGAGCACCCGGCGGACGATACTGGCTTACGGGTTCGGCACGTATTCGGTTTCGATGATGGCCACCACGCACGCGCTCGCCGGGATGGTGGTCGCGGGCGTGACGCTCGTGGTCGCACCGGAACACACCCCGGTGGCCGTGGCGGCTGCCGGCATCGGCGGCGCGTTCCCCGATCTCGATCTCTACGCCGACCACCGCAAGACTCTCCACTTCCCGACGTACTACGCGGCGATCGCGGCCGTGCTCGCCGCTGTGGCAATCGCCGTCCCGAGCCAGTTCTCTGTCGGGCTGGCGTGGTTTTTCGTCGCCGCAGCGCTCCACTCCCGGATGGACGCGTTCGGCGGCGGGCTCGAACTCAAGCCGTGGCGCGGCACCTCCGAACGTGCGGTGTACGACCACTACCGGGGTCGGTGGCTCCGGCCGCGACGGTGGATCCGGTACGACGGCGCGCCCGAGGACCTCGCACTCGCAGTGGTGCTCGGCGGGATCTGTCTCGCGATCTACCCGGCATCGATCGATCCCGTGATCGCGGTCGTCGTCGGGATCTCGGCGGTCTACACCCTGCTCCGCAAACCGATGGTCTGGGTCGTCGAACGACTCGTCGATGCGCTTCCCCCCACACTGCTCGATCGCGTCCCCGAGCGCTTCGTCGAAGATTTCCGTTCGTAGTCGCCGTTCCGATCGCTGTGTCGACCATCGACTCCACGAACTGGACTCGGTCCGTCACACCGTACCCAGGGAGTGAATTTCTGCCACACAGCCCCTTCAGAACGCATATACGCGCGCTCGATCGTTGATGAACAACGGATAACCTATGAGTGATAGCGGCGATCCCGACGATCCGGACGAGTACGACTACGAGCAGGAATTCACGGACGACAACGAGGGACCGGCGATCGAGTTCTACGGCGGGCGGCTGATGAGTGCGCTGCCGCTCGCACTCTTCGTCCTCTGGGCGATTGTCCAGAGCGGCATCCTCCAGATCGGTGCCACCAACGGTCTGGTGGCGGGGATGCTGCTCGCACTGATCGTCGGGATGTTCTTCGTGAAAGGCGACTGGAAGACCTACGCGAACACCATCTTCGAGGGGATGACCCAGCGGGTCGCCGCGACAGCGATCGTGGCGTGGCTGTGGGCCGGGATGTTCGCCGAGACGATCCAGGTCGGCGGGTTCGTGAGCGGGCTGGTCTGGGCGGCCGACGCGCTGAGCATCGGCCCGGCGCTGTTCCCCGCAGTCACGTTCTTGCTCGCCGGACTGCTCGCGACCGGGATCGGGAGCGGCTACGGCACCGCGATCGCGTTCACTTCACTCTTTTTCCCGGCCGGCGTCCTGCTCGGCGCGAACCCGGTGTTGATGTTCGGCGCGCTGCTCTCTGGGGCGGTGTTCGGCGACAACCTCGCGCCGGTGAGCGATACCACGATCGTGAGCGCCGTCACCCAGGACGCCGACATCGGTGGCGTCGTCGCCTCACGATTCAAGTACGCGGTCGTCGCGGCGGTGCTCGCGCTCGCGGGCTACATCGTCGCCGGTAACATGATGACCGGCGTCGATGTCGCACAGGGGGCCCAGAGCGTCCTCGTCGACGAGAGCAATCCGCTGGGGCTCGTTCATCTGCTCTCGATCGGCGTCGTGATCG from Halococcus salifodinae DSM 8989 encodes:
- a CDS encoding metal-dependent hydrolase codes for the protein MMATTHALAGMVVAGVTLVVAPEHTPVAVAAAGIGGAFPDLDLYADHRKTLHFPTYYAAIAAVLAAVAIAVPSQFSVGLAWFFVAAALHSRMDAFGGGLELKPWRGTSERAVYDHYRGRWLRPRRWIRYDGAPEDLALAVVLGGICLAIYPASIDPVIAVVVGISAVYTLLRKPMVWVVERLVDALPPTLLDRVPERFVEDFRS
- a CDS encoding Na+/H+ antiporter NhaC family protein, which gives rise to MSDSGDPDDPDEYDYEQEFTDDNEGPAIEFYGGRLMSALPLALFVLWAIVQSGILQIGATNGLVAGMLLALIVGMFFVKGDWKTYANTIFEGMTQRVAATAIVAWLWAGMFAETIQVGGFVSGLVWAADALSIGPALFPAVTFLLAGLLATGIGSGYGTAIAFTSLFFPAGVLLGANPVLMFGALLSGAVFGDNLAPVSDTTIVSAVTQDADIGGVVASRFKYAVVAAVLALAGYIVAGNMMTGVDVAQGAQSVLVDESNPLGLVHLLSIGVVIATAISGRHIVEAVSWGLVTSVVLNLGFGLASVSDMIVFQAPRDAGLAQSLSGLPFVELVDSGQSAVAGSIYAGALSFFPLIVLTLLIVAGARILVRGGGFAVIQDWLLETFATTVRRAELTMVLGTATVNSMITINTAAEIAIAPYIARIGERFNINAYRRANILDANTSALGYIFPWGGGVLAGYSAMVGLPDQYEWFTQSMVVNPIDVWPFVFHGWLLFFVFIASALTGFGLEYVADRESDEVARV